ATGACAGAGAAAGGGTGTAATATTCGCCGTTACTTATAATGCCCTTTTGACTCATCCTGTGTAATGCCTTCAGCGTACCCCGTTCCCTTAAAAGGGGCTCCCTGCCTCCATAAAGCAACTGGAGGGCCTGTGTAAAAAACTCTATTTCCCTTATCCCGCCATAGCCCCTTTTTATATCGCCTTTTCTAAAGGCATTATCAATCTTGAGCTTCATCTGCCTGATTTCATCAACAGCGCTAAAATCGAGGTATTTTCTGTAAACAAAGGGCCTCACGGTTTCAAGGAATTCTTTTCCAATCCTCTCGCTTCCAGCCACAGGCCTTGCCTTGAGCAGGGCCGCCCTCTCCCATGTCCTGCCCCAGGACTCATAGTAAATCTCATAACTTCTCAGGGACATGGCAATATCTCCACTCTGGCCTTCTGGCCTGAGCCTGAGGTCAACCCTGTAAGCAAAACCTTCTCCTGTGGTGGTTTGAAGGGTCTTTGTTAAAAGTTCTCCAAGCTTACAGTAAAATTCATGGTTTGATATCCTGTTTATCCTGATGCCATGTGAAGAGAGAACCCCTGAGGTCTCTCCTCTTTCTGATGAATAAAGATAAAGGAGGTCTATGTCTGAACTGTAATTGAGCTCTTCGCCGCCGAGCTTGCCCATTCCAATAACAGAAAATTCTGCCCCTCCTTCTGGATCGCCATACCGCTGCTTCATGTAACCGATGGCTGAATCTAAAGTTGCTTCGAGGGCTGCTGAGGCGAGGTTGCTAAGGTCGAGCATTGTATTTACAAGGTCTGCCTTTCCCATAAGATCGAGGAGTGTTATCCTTAACATTTCTTTCTTTTTGAAGTTCCTTAAATTCATCATTAACTCATCAATGGTGTTATTCATGGTAAGGTTTTTAAGCTCCTTTAAATAGCTCTCTTTCTCTACAGGCCCTTTCAAATTCTTAAGGGTCTGAATCAGCACTTCAGGTTCTGAGATACAGTAGTAGGCTAAAAACTGGCTGCTTCCAAAAAGTATTGAGAGCGGCTTAAGAAAATTTAATTCGGTTAACTCATCTATTAAATAAGGGTGGGCGCTAAAAAGCTCTGAGATATTTTTAAATGCCCTTTCAGGGTCAGGGGATATTGCTGAGATATCCCTGATAAGTTTTTCGTAATTACTCACAATAATTTATATTTAATTTTTTATTCTTCGCTTCCCCAGAGTCTCGGGTCAATAGCATCCCTTATGCCTTCGCCAACAATATTGTAACTCAGGACAGTTATAAGGATAGCCAGGCCAGGAAAAACTGAAAGCCACCATGCAACCTCGATATTGTCCTTTCCAGAGGTCAGTATATTACCCCAGCTTGGAGTGGGTGGCTGAACACCAATACCGAGAAAACTCAGGGCAGACTCCACTAAAATCGCACTTGCAACTCCAAGTATAAATGAGACAATCACAGGGGCAAGGCTATTGGGCATGATGTGTCTGAAAATTATCCGCATGTCCCTAACTCCAAGCCCTTTTGCAGCAAGGACAAATTCCCTCTCCTTTAATGTAAGAACCTCTGCCCTCACAAGCCTTGCAACGCCCATCCATGATGTAAGCCCTATGATAACCATAATATTCCAGATACTTGGTCCAAGAAAGGCTATCACAGCGAGGATTAAAAAAAATGTCGGGATGGACAGCATTATGTCAACAAACCTCATGCTGATGCGATCAAGCCAGCCACTATAATAGCCGGATATTGCACCTAAAATTATCCCTATGATGGTCGCAATACCGATTGCCACAAAACCGACGGACAGTGATATACGTGAGCCCCATATAACCCTGCTCATGATATCCCTGCCGAGGTCATCAGTACCAAATGGGTGACTCAAACTCGGAGGCTCAAGCACGTGTTTTTTATCTATGATATTAGGGTCGTAAGGCGAAATAAGCGAAGCAAAAATAGAAATGATAAAGAGAATCAGGACAACCATCCCTCCTGCTACAGCGAGTTTGTTCTTTTTAAACCTGTGCCAGAAAATCATTTTATTCTTATCCTCGGGTCTACAATGGCATAACACACATCTGCTAACAGGTTGCCAAGTAATGTCAACATTGCACTGATAGTCAATATTCCCATTACCAGAGGATAGTCCCTTGTCATAACCGACATATAGAATAACTGGCCCATCCCCGGAATGCCGAATATTGTCTCAAATATAACGCCTCCACCTATCAGCCCTGGGATTGAAAGGCCGAGCAATGTAATAATCGGCATAAGAGCATTTCTCAAGGCGTGTCTGTATACGACATCTGATTCAGGTAAGCCTTTTGCCCTTGCTGTTGTCACATAATCCTGCCTTATCACCTCAAGCATATTACCTCGCATATACCTTGAAAACCCTGCAAGTCCGCCAAACGCAGAAACAAAGACAGGCATAATGAGGTGCTTTGCCCAATCCCATATCTTTCCCGTGCCTGACAATGTTTCATAGTTTATGGACTTGAGCCCCGATATTGGAAGCCAGTCCAGATAAACGCCAAACAGTATCATCAACAGAAGGGCCAGCCAGAAAGTGGGGATGGCAAAACCAATAAAAACAATTACTGTTGTAACCTTATCGTATGTAGAATATCGGTGCGTTGCAGATGATACTCCTATTGGAATGGCAACAAGTAAAATAAGCAACAGAGACAGGACATCGATCAGAAGGGTGATAGGCAGCCTTTCCTTTATCCTATTCCAGACAGGCCGCCTGTCAGCAGAGAACGAATCACCAAAGTCGAGTTTAACAATCCTCTTGAGCCACATGCCATACTGGACAATGATGGGCTTATCAAGGCCATAATATTTCTCC
This Nitrospirota bacterium DNA region includes the following protein-coding sequences:
- a CDS encoding ABC transporter permease; this translates as MFSYLIKRILELIPTLFGITLLCFFIIHLAPGKPTDIMAEMNPKITPEARERLEKYYGLDKPIIVQYGMWLKRIVKLDFGDSFSADRRPVWNRIKERLPITLLIDVLSLLLILLVAIPIGVSSATHRYSTYDKVTTVIVFIGFAIPTFWLALLLMILFGVYLDWLPISGLKSINYETLSGTGKIWDWAKHLIMPVFVSAFGGLAGFSRYMRGNMLEVIRQDYVTTARAKGLPESDVVYRHALRNALMPIITLLGLSIPGLIGGGVIFETIFGIPGMGQLFYMSVMTRDYPLVMGILTISAMLTLLGNLLADVCYAIVDPRIRIK
- a CDS encoding ABC transporter permease, whose translation is MIFWHRFKKNKLAVAGGMVVLILFIISIFASLISPYDPNIIDKKHVLEPPSLSHPFGTDDLGRDIMSRVIWGSRISLSVGFVAIGIATIIGIILGAISGYYSGWLDRISMRFVDIMLSIPTFFLILAVIAFLGPSIWNIMVIIGLTSWMGVARLVRAEVLTLKEREFVLAAKGLGVRDMRIIFRHIMPNSLAPVIVSFILGVASAILVESALSFLGIGVQPPTPSWGNILTSGKDNIEVAWWLSVFPGLAILITVLSYNIVGEGIRDAIDPRLWGSEE